CATTGAGGTAGACATGCCTGATCCATTTGCTGCCTTCATGCGTGTAAGTACAAGCCAGATTAGCCATGGTGCACCAATGATTGCCATCACGGCCCCTGTCGGCAACTCCAGACTGGAGTTATGAACCATCTTGGCAAGTACGTCTGCACCGACTAGCAGTGCTGCGCCCCACAAGAAAACACCAGGCAATAACAATCGATTTGAACGAATTCCACTCAATCGAACCAGATGAGGTGCCACCAAACCCACAAAGCCAATTGGCCCAATTACACTGACAATGACCGCAGCCAGCAACACAGCAATAATTAACCCCGTGGCACGGGCCATGCCTACTTTTTGCCCGAGTGAGGAAGCAGTTGATTCATCCAGTTCCAACATATCCCACTGCCGGGATAAAACCAGGGCAACGATCGTAATTCCAATGACCCAAGGCCATGCGTAAATTACACCGCTCCAGTCATTCTGAACAAGTGTTCCTGATCCCCATAGAAATAATGCCTGAGTCTCCTGAGAGAAGAAAATATGCAGCGCGCTTGTAAAAGAACCAAGTACCATCGATACAATCATGCCAGAGAGCGCAAGTCGCACTGGACTTGACGTTCTCCCCCCGCCCATGAAGTAGGCTGCGGCAGCTGCCAGTAATCCACCGAGTACGGCGAAAAGGAAAGGCGATTGCTGCATCAAGCCTGGGAAAAAAATCGTTCCCAACACCACGACAAAATAGGCCCCCGCATTGATGCCGAGTGTGTCCGATGCCGCGAGCGGATTGCGTGTAATGGTCTGTAACAACGAACCAGCAACAGCAAGCGCCCCTCCAGCGAGTATACCGATTACTGTTCGCGGCATGCGCAGATCCCAGATCATATTATGTTCCAGTGTGTCCTGCCTGCCCATAAGTGAATCTACAACCGTATGGAGTGGAATTGAAGCTTCTCCATAACACAGGCTTACAAAAAAAAGCACGATGAGAGCGGTTAGACCGCCCCCATAAATGCTTAATGTACGCCAGTTAAACACTGGTCGGGAATGTTGGACCGAACTCATTGGGTAATCGCTCCAACAACCCCGTCAACCAGAGCTTTGGACGAGATAGGTCCACCAAACGTCCATGTTGTGCTATCCAGTTGATAAGTGCGTTTATCTTTGACAAAATTTAGACCTTTCCATACTGAATTGTCTTTCATTGCTGTGCCAAAAACGTCATCATCCGGTTGTGTGATGTAGATGAAGTTGCTGTCCTGAACAGCAGGCAAGGATTCAATACCCACCGTTGAGAAGCCATATCCTTCAATCTTGTCCGGCTGCCAGTCGTTAACCAGTCCAACCTTCGCCAACGTGCCAATTACGACAGCGTTATCGGTAAACATGCGAAGACTTGCTGCATTTTGATACGTAAATGCTTGTGTCAGTACATAATGGAATTCCGATTTGTCGGCAGCAGCAAGTTTATCTTTGGCTTCTGTATAGTGCTGATCGAGTTCATCGAGTACCTTCTTCGCTTGGTCTTCTTTTCCAAGAGCAACCGCGATATTGTTGAACGTTTCCGTCATTTTGTCATAATTATAGCCATCACCCGTATACAGGTCATATTCAAGCGTTGGTGCAATGGCATTGAGCTGATCATAGATATTCGAATTGGAATTGGCGATAATCAAATCCGGCTTCAAAGCTGCAATCGCCTCCAGATTTGGCTCGTCACGTGTTCCAACATCCGTCACCGTGTCATCCAAAGCTGCTTCGGGAGTCACATAGACTTTATAGTTGGCGTTATCTGCACTACCTACTGGCTGAACACCCAGTGCTACTACATCTTCCGTATATGTCCATTCCAGTGTAACAACTCTCTTAGCTGGTTTGTCCAGTTTAAGCTCTCCACCACTATGTTTAACTGTAACAGGACCTGCTGTCTCTTCAGTCGGCGTGCTGCCGGAAGAGGCATTTTCATTTGTATCTGTTGTGCTGCTGGCTTTACCGCAACCTGTCAGAGCAAGCGCCAAAACCGTCAGCAATAAAAATCCGTTTAAGCTTTTTTTCATATCCTACTTCTCCCCTATTTATATGTATTTATATGATAACAATTATCATTATCACTAATGGATTATCCCGTAGGATTGCGATTTTGTCAATTCAAAAGAGTTATTATTTTCATTTTGCAAAATCTTCACTGTCACAGCATAAACAGAAAAAAATGAAAGAACCCGCATTCAAGGCGGGCCTGGATCACATCGAGTCTTTTGAAATGATGTTAGAATGCACCGTACGACGATTTAACTCAACTGCATCGTTGTGATGCACGTATTATCTTCTTCATATGTAGATAACTGTGTCTCTGCAACCTTTCCATCATGCACCACACGAATGAGGTATGACTTATCTCTGGCTAACCAAAAATCCATAAAACCGTTGGAGCCGGCCTTCATCTCAGCATCCTTCATAAGCGTATTTCCTTCAGAGTCATGAATCGTCACAATGAACTTCTTATTCTTCATTTCGCCCTGACATCCGGTCAGGCTATGAATTGCACAAGGATGAGTCTGATCCACATAGGGTGCAATGGAAAGGAAAAACTCCTTTTCAGGCAAGTCGTAGGTTGTCGTTTGGTTACCTTTATCCGTGACGATTAACTGGGTGGCATTAATGGAAGCCGATTCCGGTGTCTCCTTGCCTGTACTGATATCTTCTACTAATTTCTTAATATTGGGTGCTTCCGCGTTACCTGCCTCTTCTGTCCCCACATTGTTTGCAATAAGGAAGGCCCCCAACACAATTACAACCACTAAGCTGGCAATGATCCACATTTGTTTTTTCATCTGGAGTTCATCTCCTCGTCCGTTTTGGTTTATTATAATGGAGAACGAACCATCATGGACTGAAAGCGTATGTAATTAACCATTTATTCACATATTTGTATGCTTCATTCGCATTATGTTAGATGTATCATTGATCAGCAAAGGAGGATGTGTATATGCATAAATCCCTATCTATACCCGACATGGATCGCAGAGTCCACAGATCCAAACAGGCCCTGAAAGCCTCATTGTTAGAGTGGATGTCTCGCAAGCCATTCGAGAGTATTACCATTACCGATATCGTGAAATTGGCCGATGTGAACCGCAGTACCTTTTACAAACATTATGTATACAGAGAAGACTTGCTCAATGAAATTTTGAAAGACGTGATGGCAGATCTGATCTTCGCCTATCGTGCCCCTTACCAGCACTACCGGGATTTCGGAATCATGGACCTGAACGCTTCAGCGATCAAAATTTTCGACCATGTTCTTGGCCATGCCACCTTCTATGCCTTGCTGGTTAACACAAACATGCTCTCGGGTTTTCGAGATACACTCTATGAAACGCTCAAAACTCTGTATCTGGAGGATGTAACCGATATGTCGCCAGACCCCCGAGTGAACAAGGAGCTTCTTGCCTGTTATCAGGCCAATGCAGTTCTTGGTTTAATTACAGGATGGGTGCAAAGCAATTTCAAATACAGTGCCTCCTATATGGCGGAGCAGC
This window of the Paenibacillus marchantiae genome carries:
- a CDS encoding iron ABC transporter permease, coding for MSSVQHSRPVFNWRTLSIYGGGLTALIVLFFVSLCYGEASIPLHTVVDSLMGRQDTLEHNMIWDLRMPRTVIGILAGGALAVAGSLLQTITRNPLAASDTLGINAGAYFVVVLGTIFFPGLMQQSPFLFAVLGGLLAAAAAYFMGGGRTSSPVRLALSGMIVSMVLGSFTSALHIFFSQETQALFLWGSGTLVQNDWSGVIYAWPWVIGITIVALVLSRQWDMLELDESTASSLGQKVGMARATGLIIAVLLAAVIVSVIGPIGFVGLVAPHLVRLSGIRSNRLLLPGVFLWGAALLVGADVLAKMVHNSSLELPTGAVMAIIGAPWLIWLVLTRMKAANGSGMSTSMSTGARSRRWAFGPIAIIFTVLTLALVLLSTMFGGMRIPMADLLPSLFQSDGLYSAIVQLRIPRTLVAAGAGAALAISGVLIQMAVRNPLADASIVGVSSGAGLGAMMVIILWPGLPVFLLPIAAIVGAGLAAAVVFSLSWKKGLNPSAVVLLGIAMSAIAGAGIQVLIVRGAVYGSSGFIWLTGSTYARTWDQVKIIGVFLLILIPLAWWLARRFELLVFDDNSASGLGLSVRRTRLLAMTVGVLLAAGAVACVGTVGFIGLIAPHMVRLLTGNKLRRSMFLSALVGAVMLVLADTIGRTIMAPTEIPSGLLIAIIGTPYFLYLMYRSNWRKSA
- a CDS encoding ABC transporter substrate-binding protein; the encoded protein is MKKSLNGFLLLTVLALALTGCGKASSTTDTNENASSGSTPTEETAGPVTVKHSGGELKLDKPAKRVVTLEWTYTEDVVALGVQPVGSADNANYKVYVTPEAALDDTVTDVGTRDEPNLEAIAALKPDLIIANSNSNIYDQLNAIAPTLEYDLYTGDGYNYDKMTETFNNIAVALGKEDQAKKVLDELDQHYTEAKDKLAAADKSEFHYVLTQAFTYQNAASLRMFTDNAVVIGTLAKVGLVNDWQPDKIEGYGFSTVGIESLPAVQDSNFIYITQPDDDVFGTAMKDNSVWKGLNFVKDKRTYQLDSTTWTFGGPISSKALVDGVVGAITQ
- a CDS encoding CueP family metal-binding protein, whose amino-acid sequence is MKKQMWIIASLVVVIVLGAFLIANNVGTEEAGNAEAPNIKKLVEDISTGKETPESASINATQLIVTDKGNQTTTYDLPEKEFFLSIAPYVDQTHPCAIHSLTGCQGEMKNKKFIVTIHDSEGNTLMKDAEMKAGSNGFMDFWLARDKSYLIRVVHDGKVAETQLSTYEEDNTCITTMQLS
- a CDS encoding TetR/AcrR family transcriptional regulator, whose product is MHKSLSIPDMDRRVHRSKQALKASLLEWMSRKPFESITITDIVKLADVNRSTFYKHYVYREDLLNEILKDVMADLIFAYRAPYQHYRDFGIMDLNASAIKIFDHVLGHATFYALLVNTNMLSGFRDTLYETLKTLYLEDVTDMSPDPRVNKELLACYQANAVLGLITGWVQSNFKYSASYMAEQLLEFTRMNRSNEVYRSNLNPSLDEMERGTVSHDN